A stretch of DNA from Pongo abelii isolate AG06213 chromosome 17, NHGRI_mPonAbe1-v2.0_pri, whole genome shotgun sequence:
ttattttcttttagcaacTTTGAACTATGAGCATACTGGGGAGGGAAACCTCTAAGTGGAACTTCTTTCCCATATGGTTATCCACTCTCAGGCAATTTTCCTCtattattttggagaaaatttATTCTATAACCCTAAAGATGAGTGCAATGCTCCTTCACAACACACACATGTGAGCTGGGGCTGTAGCAGGTGGCCTGCCGACCAGCGTCTCCCCAACCCCCACAACATGCACTCAAAGTAAACAACAGCATTAGACAATTAGAAACCTACTTCCAGTCAATCTTACGCTCACTGAAGCCACTTCAGCACCGCCAGCCACTGTCTCCACAGCAGGAgatgggaaagaaggaaggagtctcCAAAATGAGCACCCCTGAACCTCCCTCAGATGCTGGCCCAGAGACAAACCTCGAGACAGGACTCGGACCCAAAATCCTCCTCCGAGGTTGCTGCAGGGGACAAACCTCCCTGCCTCGGAGACAGCTCTGGGGAAGAGGCAGCCAACCCACTCGCTCACCTAAAAATCCCTGGCAGGGGCAAAACTAACACCCAGGGACACGCGGACCAATGGCTGCCCATGGCCAGGGCTGGGATGAAGGCCACGGAGCAGGGAGCACCCCAGCTCATGAACACAGGGGACACCCCAGCATCAGAACTCATCAAATGGACACGAAAGGGGTGTATTTCATGGAATGCAAATCACACCTCAATAAGGTTGACTTAAAAACTAACAggcgggccaggcgcggtggctcacgcctgtaatcccagcactttgggaggtcaaggcgggtggatcatgaggtcaagagatcgagaccatcccggtcaacatggtgaaacctggtctctactaaaaatacaaaaattacctgggtatggtggcgggtgcctgcagtcccagctactcaggaggctgaggcaggagaatcacttgaacccaggaggcagaggctgcagtgagccgagattgtaccactgcattccatccagcctggcgacagagcgagactctgtctcaaaaaaaaaaccaaaactaacAGGCAAAGAAGCAGGTACGTGATTACTCAGTGACCAGAGTCAGAAGCAGAGTTCTTGACACCAGCTGCCTGGACTCCTTCTCTCCACCACTCCACCAGGCCCTCTTCATAGGAAGAGCAGCAGACACCTTCCAATCTGCCCGGACAGAGAGGCTGGGATCACccggaagaaagaaaaattccagaCGTTTTTGGCCTTAGAATGCAGCTATGAGACCTCTTCATTTCCTCTGAAAACTCACTCTCCCAATTACGTCTGGCTTCAACAactgttaaaattaatttcaatttcCTTAGCCTAATACAAATACAAAGAGGAAGTCGGTCTGAGAGGAACAAGACAGTCTCCAGAGAGTGACTTCCTATTTAAATAAGgcaggccaggcgccgtggctccggcctgtaatcccagccctttcagAGACCCAGtggggaggaatgcttgaggccagaagttcgagaccagcctgggcaacaagtgagacccacccccccgccccactcccccgtctctacaaaaaatacaaaaaacaattagccgggtgtggtggtgcgcctgtggtcccagctactcgggaggctgagatgggaggatcacctgagcccaggaacctggagactgcagtgagctgtcatgacatcatgcacttcagcctggaccacagagcaagaccctctctcaaaacaataaagaaaaactatACAATATGAAAAAGGCGGGCAGGAATGGCTCCTCTCCACAGGCAGGCCTAGGCCAGTGCCCAGCTGAGAGGTCCCTGCTAAGTACCCATGTGGGACATTATGCGAGGAGGCGGATCTGGAGATTTTCTCTGAGATTCTGTGCTCCAACCCCACCgtttttctggaaaaataatCTCACCCTAAGAAGTGACTCGCCTGCAGCCACGTACCCCATCCACGGCAGAGCGGGACGCTGGCCCAGCCGGGAGGTGTGGACCCTGCTGCTCCCCCGGCCTCAACCAGAAACCCCAAAGGAGAAACCCTCTTCTCTGGGCGCAGCCCAGGAAAGCAAGCCCCCAACTTACCAGAAGAGTATCCGCAAAATGTTGGCCACCAGCAGCACCAGGCACACGTAGGTAGAGAAGCCGTCGGCGTTCTGCGTCCTGCGAATGTCCCGATACTGCGGGACGTAGGGCACCACCCCTCCGAAGACCATGGCCGCTGCCGCGCCCCAGGACACCAGCTGGTGCAGTGGCACCAGGAGCCAGTCCAGGCCCTCGGCCTCCATCGCAGCGCCCGCCTGGCCGAGGCTGTCACGGGCTCCGCGCCCCGCGGGCCACCGGTCGCCTGCTCATCGCCGCTCCGCGGGCTCCTGCGGCCTCGGGGCCTGCGGGGAGCGGGGAGCTGCTCGAGTTCCGCCCAAGGAGGCTGGGGCGGCGCGGACGGACCCGACCTGACCCGCGCCGGCCGCAGGACCCGAGGCAGAGCTAGGGCGACCCGGGCCCGGGGCGCGCGAGGCGCGGCCCCTGCCTGGGACGTGGGGGTGTCTGGGGGTCCCGAGACGCTCCCggcgggggctggggaggggtccCAGGGCCGGGGTCGAGGACGAGCGAAGCCCCTGGGGTCACCGCCCGGGTGAGCTTAGCC
This window harbors:
- the SLC66A2 gene encoding solute carrier family 66 member 2 isoform X5, with translation MEAEGLDWLLVPLHQLVSWGAAAAMVFGGVVPYVPQYRDIRRTQNADGFSTYVCLVLLVANILRILFWFGRRFESPLLWQSAIMILTMLLMLKLCTEVRVANELNARRRSFAASRWCSCGPAVTPSRRPTSC